The genomic segment tacattatcttatttttaacttcCACATTTTTAAGAGATGACTATCATCACCATCACACATGAAAAAAGTTGAAGGTcaagatttttaagaaaattgccCAAGTCACATAAGTAACAGAATGAGGACTGAAACACGTGACTGAAAAATTGCCTTTCTACCTAATAAGCAGCCTGCAAACATTATGAGGAAGCCTTAATACTTTTCATCaatatttttcctaaaaactTCCAAATAAtactcatattttttattctcctggagtattttaataaatgatagtGGAATACATACAAAGGGGTCATCATTGCTGTGTACTTCCTCCAGGGTtagtttattttttgcctttgatATTCATATCCAATGTCACTCACAAAACAGTAAGACtcagattcatttttaaagagctcTTCAATGTGCTGCATTGCAAGAGCAATTAGCTTCAGAAAAAATGTCACTACAAACAGAACGTACAGATTTTGAAAGGAATTCCCACTACCACCGGATTCCATGTGAGCACAGTAAAGCAACATAGTCTGATTCTGCTTGGTGAGTTCTTAAAAAGGTCCAAAAGAGGAAGACACAGTAACTGTCCCCAAAAAGGACATTTTTTTGTGGAATAGGAGGAAAATCATATTACCTTTAATATGAAGGCTAAAACGAAGGCATATGGACCTAACATAATTTAAAGCCTGAGAAATTAGAGGCCCCAGGTacaaggaaggcaggcagaaaaGTCTTCCTGTATCACCTGACTGGAGTCAAGAGAAAAAGGggaactaagaaaaaaatggggaaagaagtctacctccagcatcccccactaGAATTCAGGTTGCAGTCAGAAGATGCTCAGCCCTCACCTGGTGGGGAAAGTTCAGTAATGCTGTCAGTTGCCCCATGGACAATTTGGATGCTCCTGGAACTTTGTTTTGGACAGAAGGAATGTGAAGATGGGGGTCTCAGGCACAAGCAGAGTAGGCAAGCTCAAGATAGAGAACATAAAGGTTTTGGTTATGAGATGTACATTTCTTAAATTATACCCAAGGAGTAAGTCCTGCAAAACCCCTGATTTGCTCCCTGCCCCTCTTGCTCATCATTATGAAAGCAATTATAAACAAGAGTTCCCAATTGACTAGAtctttcatattttccaaaaaaatagCTTGAATacattaatattcaataaagaaTTATCAGGGATGTTATTTATGTACATGAGAAATTCACAGCCTTTGTATGTTATCTTTTGAACTCATCTAACCTCTGGGTCTTTATTTCCAATGTTTGcacctcactttttaaaaaataattagtaattTCAATATTCAAGAGATTACTCTTCAGAAACAGCTATTCTGTTTCAAAAAAGAATGTCAAAAAGTGCACTAGTATTTGTTTCTCATATTTGCAATTTCTACCCTTGAGGTTATGGTGAGCTAGCTATGAGAACATTCTAAGATAGTAAGGTTCTATAAACTGAATCAAACAGAGTAAGAAATCACCCACATTGATGAGAATAAAGTTGGGAGAATTACTGTCAAGTAGTGTTGCAACTGAAATACTTTCTGGATAGATGGCATTTTGTTTGAGTAGCCATTACATGCTAGTGCTGTGCTAAGCTCTattattcatattaaaattttctatgaagtattttaaaattataacaatgaGATGCCAATGTATAGACCACAGAAATTTAAGGTGTTAATAACATTGTCATTTTTGCTTAAAACctttttaagaaacagaacattacAGATTCAGCTAAAATCTACCACTCAtcccattttcctttcctcctaaCACCGAATACCTGACTTTTTGCGTATTAATTTGTCATATCTCTGTACTTTTATTAATTATACCTATACTTACGCAATTTGCCTTTTACTTCCAAGTATTTTGATACTTACCTATGTCAATACCTGTGGGTCTGGTTGACTCAAATCAGCTTCTACATGGAACTCCATTACGTCAGTTGAATCCTCTTCAGGTAGGCCATTTCTGCTTCTTAGAACACTCAAAGACAGCTCTAAGGCCAAATCTTGTGTGTACCTCCATGTGTACATGTGAAAATTTCTCTAGGTCCTCTCCTTGAAGTGAAATTTCTGGATCACAGGGTATGCACCCTCCAACATTAATAGGCATTGccacaattattttttcttgctgtttttttcttaaattgatttctAACCATTCTTTGGAAGTATTTCAATGCAAATAAATTCTTCTAAtctatggttttatatttttcagcagTGTCTGTTATCATAAAAATATCTTAGTAATGATATGGAAGATTTTAGCAACATTTTTCTTCTAGGTTTGTGCTTTTTATGTCTTAAAGAGGAATTCTCTACCCCAGTGTGGtacatttcttcttaattttcttacaagtatttaaaaattttcctcttCACATTTACATGTTCAAACCATCTATATTATTATGTATGTAGTTAAGTTAGGAAATCTCAATGTTTTTGCAAAGAGATGGGCATTAAAAAGATCCATCCTTTCACCAATGCTTTTTAAAGCTATCTCTGTCATGTACCATGTTTTCATATCCAAGTGGGCCTGTTTCTAGGCTACTTTGGTCTACTAGTCTTTGTTGAGAACACAGCTTAAAGCTTAAATTGCTAGAGCTCTGTCAGAAGTCAAAGGGTATGCATGCTCCATTACTAGGCattgtcaaaattattttttcttggtgttttttcttaaattgatttctAAGCATTTTTTAGAAGAATGAATAAGTAGtcctttctatttgtttttcagaattgctttggctcttcttgctctttatttcaccatAAAAGTTTTAGGATTAGCTAAATTTCCCATTAGTCCTTTTTATTTACCTGTTTAATATTTGTTGATAGTGAAATGAAGCtattgacttttttgttttttgtttgtggttTGTTGGCCAAATCTTTTATTTAGTATTCCATCGCTGATCAACACAAATAAATGGTGTGATTAGGAAAGAGGAGTGGGGAGCTGTGTGGAAAAAATCATGTTGTGATTTCCCTTGAAGCTGTATTGATTTTCCAAATTAATTTGGTGAGGTTAATAGTTATGATAAAAAGTTTTCCCAACCATTTCATGTACTGACTCTCCTTTTATTTAGTCTTCTGTTGTGTCCTTTAATAAAGATTAATAATTTGTTCCATAAAGGTCTTACCCATTTTTGCTAGATTaattccaggattttttttttttaatttgttatttcttACATTTGGTCTTCTGGGCCACTAAAGCAGCCTTTCCTGTAATTCACCTactttatgattttgtaaaaaaataatgtttttagagTTGTGTATGTCAGTGTGTTACATTCAGatccttttttgttgttcaggtATTGGTCCGTTTCCTCCAATAGTTACTATGCTGAACATGGATCCTAATATTTTAATCTAATCCTTCTTCCTCTGGTTGCTAGAGTCCCTTGACTGAGTAATTACCTTCTCTTAGATAAATAGGGGAATTCCACAGGTATTGAGTGGAAAAGGTGTTTCTTGCCCTCCTGACTTTGAGATGAAAAAAGGAGACTTATATCCCTCCTGAATCACGGTGGCAGAAGCCTCTCTGATCTTTGtctactcaagtcctttgccaaccTTAAGATATGGGTAACACTCAACCCATTCCCTTGCCTTTTTGGACAGGAAGACCCAAATCTCACACTAACTTGAGATCCTCAGATGTTGAACTGCCAAGCTCTCTcagggattctctgagcttctgatGCTCCTCACAGTTAATTCCTCTACCCTTACGGGAATAAGCCCAGTTATTTCCACAGAGGCCAGCAGCTGGCTCTAGAGCCATGGGCAGGTAGCTTTGGAGTTAGTAACGGAAGTCATTAAGGTCCCCAAATCCACCACTGGTATATCTTCTACCAGTTTCTTAATAATTTGGTGGTGGTTAAAGTAAGTGCGAATAACTGATGCTGTCTGGTCTTAGTGTTGCAGCTTTGTGGTTGATTAGCCAAATCTTTTCTTTAGTATTCCATCCTTGCCTTACACACATGAATGGTATTTTGGGGAACAAGGAGACAAGAAATTCTGCAGATACccgaagaaaaggaaaaaaaaaggcaaaatatgcCTTATCCATTTGCTTTTGATTTACAAATATAACTTTCTCTATGTAAGCCTTTaagtggtttttgttgttgctggtcGTTAATACTGGCAACACTGAGATTCAGCTTAAAGACACCaattcctcccactccccccaaaaaatctaATTGATTTGGACAGAACGATCCATTTTTCCATTTAGGTGGGCAGGTATTTGTAAACGATCTTAAAACCGTTTGCCTCATTTACCAGGAAAaattgagaaggaaggaagactttAGCAGAATTTGTACTTGGAAATATAAGACCACTACGCAGATTCAAGTCATGCTTTTAAACTCTTGTTGAAAGAAACGTTAACAATTCCAAAACGAAATTAAACGAGTTTTAACTTTTTCCtctcaaaagcataaaaactaTGGGAGAGGAAAGAACAGGAAAGTCTCAAAAGATGAAAACAACTCTTCCTTGTACTAGTCCTTGGGTAATTACCATAGAACAGGATCTTCTTTTCGAAGACGAATTTTGGTCCCAAGTCTGGTCGAACTTAGTATCTGCTCCGGCCTCCCCCTCTCTCGGAGCGGCTTCCTAGGCGGCCTCCACCTCTGGGAGCTCGGCGGCCCGACCGGCTGTAAGAATCGCGAGGTGGAGGGCAGCCCCTTTCCAGGGACGGGGGCAGCCCGCGATCGGCTCGGTCGACCCGGTCGCGGCCCCTCGAGTAGCGGTCGCTCCGGCCGCCGCCGTAACTGTCGCGGCCGCCGTAGGCGTCGGGTGAGCAGCCCCGGTACTCGTCGTAGCGGCCTCTGCTGCCATAAGATGGCGGGGGCCCCCGCGCGGGGTTGCTGCTGCGCGGGTCCCCGTAGCTCTCGAAGGGATCTCGGTAGGAGCCTCCGCTCCCATGATCCGCGTAATCACGGCCGCGACCCCCGTAGCCATCTCGGTCGCCATAGCCTCTCGATGGGAAGTCGTCCCGGGCACTGGAGTGGCCGTAATCGCGATAGGTGTACTCTCGCGGCGAGGGAGCGAAATCCCGGGAGTCGCGGGCGCTCGGGTAGTCACGGCTCGAGTAGCTGTCCCTGGGCGAGTAGCCCTCCTCCCAGGGGCCCGGGTAGGGATCCCGGCGCGGGGGCAGTGGCTCCCGGCGAGGTGGGCCCGCATAGCCTTCCCGCCCACGCGCGGCCGAGGCCCGCCCACGCATTCCACTGCCGCTGCTACTGCGAGTCGGGCCCGACGGCGCGGCCCTTTTGGGGGACGGGCCGGCCCTGCGCGGCGGCGGCCCGCGCTTCATGGGCATCGGGGCCCTGGACGACCGCAGGTCGAAATCCCCCGCATAACCGCCATCGTCGGTGGACCCACCCCGGGAGGGAGAACGCCGAGGGCCGAGGCCACCGCCGCgggccccgcccaggccccttggGCGACCGCGGCTGCGGGACGGCGGCAGCGGGCCCCGCCGGCCGCTCTCAAACGCCGGTTTGGTGGCCTGGGCTACTTTGATGGCCTTACCATCCAGGGACTTGCCGTTCATGTCTCTGACGGCAGCCTTCGCGTCGGCGGGGCTTTCGAAGGTGACGAACGCGAAGCCTCTGGACTTGCTGGTTTCTCGATCTTTCATCAACAGCACCTCGATGACGCGGCCATACTTGCCGAACTCAGCCTCGAGGGTTTTCTCGTCAATTTCGGGGCTGAGCCCGCCAATGAAGAGCTTTCCAGGGCGATCTGCTTCAACCATGTCGGCGGGTCGAGCGGCCTGTGGCGGTGGGAGGCAAAGAAGCAGTGTTGGTTGTGGCCTTCAAACCTGCCCACCTAGGGTGGCTCTTACCGGTCAGGCAGCGCGGCGTCGGGAGTCTAGAACCTCAGTCCTTCGGCGCAGGCGGAACGCTCCGGGTTGTGTCGCTTCGGACTGGTTCCCGCAGGCTGCCGGGGCTCCTGCTAGTTGTGATTGGTTGGCAGGTTGATAGGGCTCTTGCTAGTTGTGATTGGTTGACAGGGCTCTTGCTAGTTGTGATTGGTTGGTTATCCCAGGACTGCGATCCTGCGTAGGGGAAGGTCTGCAGTTTGGTGACCTACTTTACCCCTTCTCTAAACTTTATTAACCTGGCCCTGGTTTGTTTTTAAGGTTTCCGCCGAAAGGTTGTGAAAAACTGTtaggttaaaaaaagaattgttttcgCCATTACTCATGAGAATTATAATGCATTACAATCAAAGTTACCCAACCcacttttaaacagaaaaaagttctttaaaaaaatgagataactCAAAAGCTTAAATATGCACTttgtatattaaatgtatttgacTTTTTGCCACGGGAAGAGATGACTTGTTAGAGGACCCAccgttttctttgttttccaatcTTTGAAGGGTTCAGATATGTAATATTGAAACCACCCTTTCAAATAAAGGTGGTATATTGCACATAAAGTCACATTACGaccaaaaaaaaggcaaaacttgaCAGCACTTGGACAATCATCAAAGTGGCACCTGAGCAAGCATAACAAACTGAAGGTTTGCCTCTTCCTCTTCAAAGAACATAAAAACTATTTCGGCTTCATTCCAAAGAAATGTACACAATTCAGATTTGTTCCTTACAATATTCTCCGAAGTGTGAAGAATAACTTCGTGAATGCATCTTTGCTTGagactttaacatttaaaaacactttaaaaactataatgCAATTTGgggctgtattttttaaatgtagtataATTTCTTCAAAGGTTGCTATAGTGAAAAGTTAATAGTCATGAGAAGtctttatatgtatatgtgtacacatttACATTGGTTTATTGCAATGGCTATATAATGTTGAGACAGGTAGTGAAAGCAGGCATTTTTATGTCTCAGACTTCACTGGGGATGCTTTTACGGTTTTAATGTTTTTTACCATGCGTGAATGGAAGTTAAAACTAAATGCATTACATCAGTTCATGTCATAAATTGCAGTaacagatttttattattaaatcattaTATTACTTAGGTAAACCTGTTTGAGATGTATTCACTTCTAACTATACAgatgatttttgtttgttcatacttagaaattttacatttctgaGCACAAAGGGTATTGCCCTATGATCTTTTTTCTCATACTGGGCTGTGGAGATTTTtgcatgaattttttatttttctaatttttaaaaatttcttcttcacTTGATTTTTGTAGGATGCACATTTCTAAGAGTTATGTGTTTTCgtttaatttgaaaatgtaagtatagttgttttgctttcttttttatgtcttatcagaagtttatttttttcacagaacAGGGTGTTTCTTTTCTGATCctctgttttgattttatttgctgCTAttgccttccttcttctcctaTCATTTGCATTAACAGCTTGTATATTTTTGTTCTAAATGTTTAGGTAAGACACTTAGTgcattgagttttaaaaaaatatttcttctaattGTTGTAtctaagtttaaattttattccataTGGACTAGTTAACATGTCCTGAGCTGGCATACAtaatgggttgtttttttgtttgggttttttttttttttttagttttaactcAATTTAGTAAATAAACATGACTTTATTTTGAATTGATTCCAATAGTTCACAGTTTAGTCATATACAAATCCAGAAATTAATATGTAGATTTGAAGATAAGCAACTTAgtgttctaattttttaatcTGTTTAAATTCCTAGTTGTAAAAAGACTTTTCTTCAGTCCAAACAACAGTACTGTTATATTGCTTACAGCCCCTGAGCTTTTTTAATTTGTCaagtacagtttacattcaatattactttatactagtttcaggtgtatagcatagtggttattagacatttatgtaatttaagtGATCCTTCTAAGTCCCTTATGCACCTGGCAccatatagttattacaatattattgtctatatcccctatgctgtactttatatccccctATTtagtaactgccaatttgtacttcttaataccttcacctttttcaccctccctctccccctcctctctgccaaCCATCAGTCTCTTCCCTGTATCCATaagtctgtttctgctttgtctGTATTActctttagatcccacatataagtgatatcttatggtatgtctttctctgattggcttatttcacttagcatacataATACCCTGTAGGCCCATCTATGCTGTTacaaaaaggtaagatttcatttttggtttttatggctgagtaacattaCACTGTGTGTATGttccacagctttttaatccacttgtctgttgatgggcacGTGGGTTGCTTTCACATCTTGActgttataaataacactgccGTGAACATAtgagtgcatatatcttttcaaattactgttttggatttctttggttaAATACTCAAAAGTGAAATTGTGGGTCacaaggcagatccatttttagttttttaaagaaacgccatactgttttccatagtgtctgcgCCAATCTGCAGTCCCTTGTAGTACACAAGGGTTGTTCCCTTTTCTCAATCTACATCCCTGCCAAGTCTTCTTTGATGATTTattgataaccattctgacaggtgtgaggtaatgtctcattatggttttattttgcatttcttataATCACTGACTTTGAGCACATTTGCATGTGTCTATTGGCTAcctatatgtcctctttgaagaaaggTCTATTCAGGTACACTGccagttttttaattggattgtttgggctTTTTGGGTGTTAagttgtgtgacttctttataaattttggatattaatcctttatcggatgtatcattggcaaatatcttctcccaattGGTAGGCTTtcagttttgttggtggtttcctttgctgtgcaaatactttttagtttgagaTATAGTCCCATtagtttgttctttcatttcccttgcccaaggagctatatctgaaaaaatatcaCTGAGAGCAATGTCGAGgagtttactgcctatgatttcttttggagttttatagtttcaggtcttacatttaggtctttaatccattttgagtttattctattGTGGGATGCCCCTGTCCCGCAGAGCTCTCCCAGCCAAGGAGGATGAGAATGAGTCATCCAGGACACAAGCTGTTATtctggtgggaaagggggtggcgattccctctagtggagaatgccccaagcccttatttgaaatggcttttattgggattgGTATGCACAGGGGTATACAGTATgcatgtaaagctcatcaatcaaaGTCTAAAGGCCAtggttacagaaaacagatattatctataCACAACAATTGAGGAAACACGGAGACCGGCcttaggtcagggtctgttagataTGCTGATGCCAGAAGGTCACTAAGGCGTGGTTCATGAGATTAGGAGTTCACTCCCTTATGCTTGGaatttaaacatctggtttatatcaatagggctatacaaagcaaagcaagcttcaaagggtATAATGCATTCTTtgggcctgatttcccacaggaacccTTGGTGTTAGTGTTTTGTCgtgcctgccacctgcattcctGGCGTTCTGGTCCAGACTTACGGGCCTCTCTCAAGGCCTGCTCATGCAGGGCTACAGTTTCCAAcaccacacaaagtggtccccaacattcTAGTATATAGTGTTAAGAAgatggtccagtttcattttttaataacatggaACTAAATGAACTGATAAGAATTATtacagtttttataattttttatataaaacgTTACTGGTGCTTGATCTTTGTTTTCCAGacataagaaattatt from the Desmodus rotundus isolate HL8 chromosome 5, HLdesRot8A.1, whole genome shotgun sequence genome contains:
- the RBMXL2 gene encoding RNA-binding motif protein, X-linked-like-2; its protein translation is MVEADRPGKLFIGGLSPEIDEKTLEAEFGKYGRVIEVLLMKDRETSKSRGFAFVTFESPADAKAAVRDMNGKSLDGKAIKVAQATKPAFESGRRGPLPPSRSRGRPRGLGGARGGGLGPRRSPSRGGSTDDGGYAGDFDLRSSRAPMPMKRGPPPRRAGPSPKRAAPSGPTRSSSGSGMRGRASAARGREGYAGPPRREPLPPRRDPYPGPWEEGYSPRDSYSSRDYPSARDSRDFAPSPREYTYRDYGHSSARDDFPSRGYGDRDGYGGRGRDYADHGSGGSYRDPFESYGDPRSSNPARGPPPSYGSRGRYDEYRGCSPDAYGGRDSYGGGRSDRYSRGRDRVDRADRGLPPSLERGCPPPRDSYSRSGRRAPRGGGRLGSRSERGGGRSRY